Proteins found in one Lycium ferocissimum isolate CSIRO_LF1 chromosome 6, AGI_CSIRO_Lferr_CH_V1, whole genome shotgun sequence genomic segment:
- the LOC132060371 gene encoding uncharacterized protein LOC132060371, whose product MDGVGARLGRSSARYAPTTVFTGPVRKWKKKWIHGTPLSSGNNHNRTTTNGVNGSNGSHLLLFKWIPITASQNNNGTTEIKNDDVSVEETPKRKFKYIPLNVLEEQKNEASEEAEDDIKPIETDTNSEEPTSQADDDDKPDINDVPMEESQAPQKRPPERQDLNERTLDLSLG is encoded by the exons ATGGATGGAGTAGGGGCAAGATTGGGCCGATCATCGGCCCGTTACGCACCGACAACTGTATTTACCGGGCCGGTTCggaagtggaagaagaaatGGATCCATGGAACACCGTTAAGTTCCGGTAACAACCACAACCGGACAACTACTAACGGCGTTAACGGAAGTAACGGGTCTCATCTCTTGCTTTTCAAGTGGATACCTATTACGGCTAGCCAGAACAATAACGGCACTACGGAAATAAAAAACGACGACGTTTCTGTGGAGGAGACACCTAAGCGTAAATTCAAGTACATTCCG CTTAACGTGCTCGAAGAACAAAAGAATGAGGCATCAGAAGAAGCTGAAGATGATATTAAACCAATTGAGACGGACACAAATAGTGAGGAGCCAACATCTCAGGcagatgatgatgataaacCTGACATTAACGATGTGCCCATGGAAGAGAGTCAG GCTCCGCAGAAACGACCTCCAGAACGACAAGACTTAAATGAAAGGACTTTAGACTTGTCATTGGGCTAG